The Jiangella sp. DSM 45060 genome contains the following window.
TGCGGCCGGCCGCCCGATTTCCTACAGCGCCCGAGGCTCCGGTACCCTCGACGGCGGTAGCGTGTCCGAGCGGCCTAAGGAGCACGCCTCGAAAGCGTGTGTGGGGGCAACTCCACCGTGGGTTCAAATCCCACCGCTACCGCCAGCCGAAGGGCCCCAGTCGCGCGACGTCGCGAATCTGGGGCCCTTTCGTCGTTCCCAGGTCAGCGCACACCCACCGGACCTTGCCGGACCAGACGACTCGCCGGTCCGTGGTCGCCTTCCTAGCCTGGTGGGAGAACCGGGAGCAGGGGGCAACCATGGCCGCGCACGAGAACATCGCCGTCGATCCGACCCTCACGGACCTGTACAAGGACCTGCATCGGCATCCGGAGCTCGGCTTCCAGGAGCATCGCACCGCCGGGATCGTCGCGCATCGGCTACAGGCATCAGGGTTCGACGTGACGACCGGCGTCGCCGTGACCGGGACCGTCGGCGTGCTGAGGAACGGGTCCGGCCCGACGGCGCTGCTGCGTGCCGACATGGACGCTCTACCCGTCGAGGAGGACACCGGACTGGACTACGCCAGCACCGCGACGACGACCGACCGGAGCGGCACGAGCGTCCCGGTCGATCACGCGTGCGGCCACGACCTGCACACCACCTGCCTGCTGGGTGCCGCCGCCGCGCTGGCCGCCGACCGGGCGAGCTGGACCGGCACGTTGCTCGTGGTGTTCCAGCCGGCCGAGGAACTCGGCGAAGGGGCGCAGGCGATGGTCGACGACGGCCTGTACGACCGCTTCCCCACGCCTGATGTCGTCCTCGGCCAGCACGTGGCGCCGTTGCCGGCCGGCAAGATCGCGGGACATCCCGGCGCGTCCTACGCGGGATCGGACTCTCTGCGCGTGCTTCTGGTCGGCCGGGGCGCTCACGGGTCGATGCCGGAGGCCTCGATCGATCCGGTCGTGATGGCCGCCGAGACGGTCCTGCGGCTTCAGGCAGTGATCTCCCGTGAGATACCGAGCACGGCGACGGCCGTTCTCACCGTCGGCTCGATCCATGCCGGCGACGCGGCGAACGTGATCCCCGGCGAGGCCGAACTGCAGCTGAACATCCGCAGCTACGACACCGGCGTGCGCCGGCGCATCCTCGACGGCATCGAACGCGTCGTCCGGGGCGAGGCCGCGACCGCCGGCGCGACCGACGAACCCACGATCACCGAGATCGAACGGTTCCCGGTCGTCGTCAACGACCCCGCGGCTCTCGGCACGACACTGGACGCGTTCGCCAAGTGGCTCGGACCGGACAACATCCTCGACCCTGGCGCCGGGGCGGGCAGCGAGGACGTCGGAATCCTGGCGACGAGCGCCGGCGCGCCCTTGTCCTACTGGCTGCTCGGCGGCACGGACCCGTCGCTGTTCACGACCGGTGACATGAGCGACCCGGCGCTGCTCACCGTGCCGTCCAACCACTCACCCCACTACGCGCCGGTCATCCAGCCGACGCTCGCGAACGGGATCACCGCGCTGGTCACCGCCGTCCGCACCTGGCTGCCACCGTCGTAGCGCGCCGGTCGCAAGGCACTGAGCCGCCGTCGGCGCGGCACTGAAGCACGCTCCGGCGCCGAGCGCACCGTTACCGCCGTGTATCGCTCTACCTGCTCGCCGCGCACCAGGGGTCGGTCGCACTTTAGGCTCTAGACCTGCCGCGACGTGGGTGCAGGGACAAGGGACGGGGGGTGCGGGCGTGACCGTTGACTCGCTCAACGTCTTCCTGCTCGCCGGCGCCCTCGTGCTCATCGCCGCCGTCGTCGCGGTCCGCGCCAGCGTGAAGCTCGGACTTCCGAGCCTCGTGCTGTACCTGCTGATCGGCGTCGTCATCGGCGAGTCCGGTCTCGGCGTCCAGTTCTCCGATCCGGAGATCGCGAGGTCGTTCGCCTACGCCGCGCTCATCGTCATCCTGGCCGAGGGCGGCCTCACGACGCACTGGGACGAGGCGCGACCGGTGTTCGGCATCGGGCTGTCGCTGGCGACCGTCGGCGTCGTCGTGAGCACGGCGGTCGTCGCGATCATCGGGCACTTCCTGCTCGGGCTCGACTGGCTGCCCGCGATCCTGCTCGGCGCGATCTTCGCCCCGACAGACGCCGCCGCCGTGTTCTCGACGCTGCGGCGGCTGCCGTTGAAACGGCGGATGTCCGGCGCTCTCGAGGCCGAGTCCGGTCTCAACGACGCGCCGGCCATCGTGCTGGTGACGATCCTCAGCGCCGAGCACGGTGCCGGCGAGGGGTTCCTGATGATCGGGCTGACGGTCGTGTACGAGCTGATCGGCGGCGCCGCGCTGGGCTACGTGGTGGGGCGGGTGGGTGCGGCCATCCTGCGCCGGACCGCGCTGCCGGCGTCGGGGCTGTATCCGCTGGTCGTGCTGACGCTGACGGTGCTGGCGTACGCCCTCGGCGCGTATGCGCACATGAGCGGGTTCGCGGCGGTGTACATCGCGGCGCTCGTGCTGGGCAACTCGCGGCTGCCGCACCGCGCGGCCACGCGGTCGTTCGTCGAAGGGCTGGCGTGGCTGGCGCAGATCGGGCTGTTCGTCATGCTCGGCCTGCTGTCGTCGCCGTCGGACATGCCGGGCGCGTTCGTCACCGCCGTCGTCGCCGGGGCCGCGCTGACGTTCGTCGCGCGGCCGATCTCGGTGTGGGCCGCGACGGCGCCGTTC
Protein-coding sequences here:
- a CDS encoding amidohydrolase; amino-acid sequence: MAAHENIAVDPTLTDLYKDLHRHPELGFQEHRTAGIVAHRLQASGFDVTTGVAVTGTVGVLRNGSGPTALLRADMDALPVEEDTGLDYASTATTTDRSGTSVPVDHACGHDLHTTCLLGAAAALAADRASWTGTLLVVFQPAEELGEGAQAMVDDGLYDRFPTPDVVLGQHVAPLPAGKIAGHPGASYAGSDSLRVLLVGRGAHGSMPEASIDPVVMAAETVLRLQAVISREIPSTATAVLTVGSIHAGDAANVIPGEAELQLNIRSYDTGVRRRILDGIERVVRGEAATAGATDEPTITEIERFPVVVNDPAALGTTLDAFAKWLGPDNILDPGAGAGSEDVGILATSAGAPLSYWLLGGTDPSLFTTGDMSDPALLTVPSNHSPHYAPVIQPTLANGITALVTAVRTWLPPS
- a CDS encoding potassium/proton antiporter, which translates into the protein MTVDSLNVFLLAGALVLIAAVVAVRASVKLGLPSLVLYLLIGVVIGESGLGVQFSDPEIARSFAYAALIVILAEGGLTTHWDEARPVFGIGLSLATVGVVVSTAVVAIIGHFLLGLDWLPAILLGAIFAPTDAAAVFSTLRRLPLKRRMSGALEAESGLNDAPAIVLVTILSAEHGAGEGFLMIGLTVVYELIGGAALGYVVGRVGAAILRRTALPASGLYPLVVLTLTVLAYALGAYAHMSGFAAVYIAALVLGNSRLPHRAATRSFVEGLAWLAQIGLFVMLGLLSSPSDMPGAFVTAVVAGAALTFVARPISVWAATAPFVMSVREKVFVSWAGLRGAVPVVFATIPLAEGVERAAWLFAVVFIVSVLYTLIQAPTLPWLATRLGMVPAFPTRDADVESAPLERLDADLIHVRVPPGSKLHGVEIGELRVPPGVGVALIVRGDTSMVPGPRTKLQHGDEILIVAPRALRRATEARLRAVGRRGRLAGWFGERGGAPDEDD